A window of the Pedobacter frigiditerrae genome harbors these coding sequences:
- a CDS encoding peptidoglycan DD-metalloendopeptidase family protein, with translation MNSLQKLQNFLANNIIHKVVDFNPSTDKLLPLDFTASNTELTNEILADTDLFSNWVEEKLAKSNAKYGIGGYNEHRTIYSRSIHFDTVEEPRRLHLGTDIWGPAETPIYNFYDAKVHSFKFNDNFGDYGATIILQYQLDDLTLFALYGHLSLASLTGLAKGQFIPAGKQFASFGVKEENGFWPPHLHFQLIFDMEGMKGDYQGVCQFSKKAIYLENCPDPGLILKQTFTSALP, from the coding sequence ATGAACTCACTCCAAAAACTTCAGAATTTCTTAGCAAATAACATCATCCATAAAGTTGTAGACTTCAATCCATCAACTGATAAATTATTGCCTTTAGATTTTACAGCGAGCAATACCGAATTAACCAATGAAATTTTAGCTGACACAGATTTGTTTTCCAATTGGGTAGAAGAAAAATTAGCTAAAAGCAATGCAAAATACGGCATTGGTGGTTATAATGAACATAGGACAATTTATAGTAGAAGCATACATTTTGATACCGTTGAAGAACCAAGACGATTACATTTAGGAACTGATATTTGGGGTCCTGCAGAAACGCCTATTTACAACTTCTACGACGCAAAGGTTCATAGTTTTAAATTCAACGATAATTTTGGAGATTATGGCGCAACCATTATTCTGCAATATCAATTGGATGACTTGACCCTATTTGCTTTGTATGGTCATTTAAGTTTAGCCTCTTTAACAGGTTTAGCAAAAGGACAATTCATCCCCGCAGGGAAACAATTTGCAAGCTTCGGCGTTAAGGAAGAGAACGGTTTTTGGCCGCCACACCTACATTTTCAATTGATATTTGACATGGAGGGAATGAAAGGAGATTATCAAGGCGTTTGTCAGTTTTCTAAAAAAGCCATTTACCTAGAAAATTGCCCAGATCCAGGCTTAATTTTAAAACAGACTTTTACATCGGCTTTGCCTTAA
- a CDS encoding TonB family protein, with protein sequence MYRILAAFLILISFSVKAQRPELKGGLPAFLKNNTIYPAYSLHNCIQGTVKIGFKVNAKGDVYFTEITNGVGADLDDEALRLIKMSSGKWEVPSTHDTTTLIVAPVNFTLDGYGCERKSKADIALALRNYKNQEEIEYAIMNFYRNKEKGLTKSEDEARILRLKEEIGIDEDYLDGRIETALKKYKQGDKQGACEDFNFVKFMGSDKANDWLNKYCK encoded by the coding sequence ATGTACAGGATTTTAGCAGCTTTCCTTATCTTAATTTCCTTTTCTGTTAAGGCGCAACGGCCTGAATTGAAAGGTGGATTGCCTGCATTCTTAAAAAACAATACCATTTATCCCGCTTATTCCCTCCACAATTGCATACAAGGAACGGTAAAAATTGGCTTTAAAGTTAATGCCAAAGGCGATGTTTATTTCACCGAAATAACCAATGGTGTGGGAGCGGATTTAGATGATGAAGCCTTACGATTAATTAAAATGAGCAGCGGAAAATGGGAAGTTCCATCAACGCATGATACTACAACTTTAATAGTGGCGCCAGTAAACTTTACTTTAGATGGTTATGGTTGTGAGAGAAAATCAAAAGCCGACATCGCTTTAGCCCTACGAAACTATAAGAATCAAGAAGAGATAGAATATGCGATAATGAACTTCTATCGCAATAAGGAAAAGGGTTTAACAAAGTCTGAAGATGAAGCACGTATTTTGAGACTTAAAGAAGAGATTGGCATAGACGAAGACTATTTAGACGGTAGAATAGAAACTGCATTAAAAAAATATAAACAAGGAGACAAACAAGGTGCCTGCGAAGATTTTAACTTTGTGAAATTCATGGGCTCTGATAAAGCCAACGATTGGCTTAATAAATACTGTAAATAA